Part of the Ignavibacteria bacterium genome, CTTTTTATCGCTGATGGAGTATCCTGCAGGAAGGGGAACTCTCGATTTAATATTAACAAACTGATGATACAAAGAATCAGCTCTACTGCGAAAACTTGAACCCGATAAATCTTGAGCTATTGAAGTAGGACTAATAAAACAGATTAAACCAAGAATGTAGAACAATAAGTTTCTAATTTTGCCTATCAAAAATTCTCCAGATAAATGAAGGGTGAATTATTGCGCAAATAAATTAGTTCTCTTCTTTCACGTGGTAAGAGATTGATCGTAAACTCCCGAATTTCTTTGTCCTCCTTGATTTTTTTTGTCAAGATTCTTTTACCTTTTTTCAAAGATAATAAAGATTCAACAGATTGAGAATTTTCGTTATAAATGTAAAATTCATTTGTTTTCGAAAAATCATTTTTTACGGCTTTGATTTTGCTTTTGTCATGTAGAATGATTTCATCTTCTTTACTGTCCGGCAAGTATCCATCCGTTTGGTAGAACGAGGTCAATAAATATCCATCACCTTTCGAGCTGAAAAAATTTAATATATCAAATTTCTTCGTATCACCTAAATCCATTGCATGTGTAATTACTTGAGATCCTTTCTTTATCTCTGCTCGAAAATGATTTTTGGTTTCACCCTGAGAGTACGTTGGATTAAACTTTTTACTTTTAAACTCAATAATTGTATCGACTTGATGCGGCTGCATGTAAAATAGAATTCTCTCAACGCTATCGAAAAAATAATTTGATACAGATGAGCTTACTAATGGTTCATCAATGATAATGGGATTTATCTTAAACGGATTAGTAACAGTTATGTAATTTGAATTCCCCCTTTGATTGAGTGCTGCAACATTTGGTGTGTCATGGTCAGTGGGAAAAAATAAAATTTTATCTATAGCACCATAAATTGTCAGCGTTTTCCTTGAGATTGATTGGTCACTTAAATTGAAGTTGACGAAATCAAAGTAATTTTTGCCGAGACTGAAAAATACAATATCTAATTGATTTTCTAACGTTTTGTTAATTACATAAGAATCGAACTGCCGAAGTAATTTAAATCTGTAAATTCTCTCTGGCGTGTTAAATTCATTTCGTTTCAGAATACAGAAATTATTGTCGAGTTTATCAATCCAGCATATTTCATTTATTACTTCGTCAGTGTTTTTCAGGACTTCAATTGAAGTTGGATTTGATGATAGAGTAAAAATATTTTTTTCGAGCGCCAAGCTTGAATTAACGATTGAAAATATATTTCTTTCAAAAGCTTCTGAACAAAGAATTCCGATTTGAGATCTTGTTCGATACAAACAAAACGAAATCAAATTGTTGAACTTAGTTAATGGTATGCTGCTGTTCCATTCATGATTTTCTTTTAAGATTTTTATGAAAATATTTTTTGAAGCATTATCTAAAAATAGAATATCGGTAAGATTATCTTTTGTGAAATCTTGAATAATAATTTCATCTGCATTGTATTGTAAATCGAACGATGCCGCAGTAGGGAATCCACCCAAACCATTTCCATATAATATAATCAATTCATTCGTAGAATTTGAAATAAGACAGATATCTTTAAAGTTGTCGTCATTAAAATCGGAAGAAGCTAAGTGTGCAATCCTGTCTGTGAATTTTTTTATTGTTGATTTAGAAAATCTTAAGTTTCGGTTCGTAAAAATATGCAGCTCTTGGTCTTTTAGACTGATTCCAGCGAGATCTAAATACTCATCAGAATTTAAGAATATCGGCGTCACGTTTGCGTAGGTGTTTTCTGAATCGATCTTCTGAATTTTATAATCTTCATTTTGAAAAGTTATTAAAGAGATGCCGCCAAAATTTTTACCGTAACAAATAATTTCTTTGGTTCTCGAATTAGTAAAATCGTCAAACATTAAGTTTTCAGGGTAATATCCGACCGAAATATCCAAATTTCTATTCAACTTACGATTAACGAACGAATAGATTTCAATTTTCCCGGAGAGCTTATTTAAGCTTATGAGATTCGGAATGAATTTTTTGAATAAGTCAGCAGAATAAATTTTATCAGACTTGGTTATTAGCCAATATCTTGTTAATCCATGAAATTGATTGGCTCCTTTACCGAAATAGACGAGCAAATATCTGCCTGTGCTGTCCAGCCCGGCAATATCAACAAATCCATCACTGTCAAAATCGGAGGAGATCATGCTGTATAAGCCGTTAGTCTTCTCGAAATTAAGGTATCGCCCAAAACCGTTTAATTCCGTTTGAGAATAAAGTAGTGCGTTGCCGAATATTAAATCAGCAATTAAAAAAAATTTGATTGAAGAGGCCAAGTTTGCGAACGAGCTATTCCCCAACTTTATTTTGATGTAACCTCTTATTCCTACGAATGAGAGCAGCTTCATATCTTCTTTTTTGCTCTTGGGTGGATGGTTCCACTAAAGGAGCCAAACATGGTTTTCCAGAGTCATCCACACTTACGAATGTTAAGTATGCTGAGTTTGTGTGAGTAATTTTCCCGCTTCTTGTATTTTCAGCAAAAACTGTTACACCGACTTCCATTGATGAATTAAAAACTCGATTTACAGATGCTTTCAATATTACTATTTCACCGAGCCGAATTGGATTATGGAAATCAATTTTATCAACTGCCGCAGTAACACATACACGATTTGCATGACGAGCTGCTGCGGTCGCTGCGCAAATATCAAGCCAGTGCATCAATCTTCCGCCAAGCAGATTGCCAAGTTGATTTGTATCATTCGGCAATACGAGTTCAGTCATTGTGGTCTCTGAGTCGTTAACATTTCTGATTGGTCTGTCTGTCTGATTTTTCAAGATGAATAATTTAATTTGATGTAAGTTTACTATTCAAATCTATGATAATTGTCTGAATGTTTTTCAGATAGCCGCTGGTTGGATATTTTTGAAGAAATCTTTTAGCTTCACTTAAAGCCTCTTCATTTTGTGATTTATCTACTAACAAAATGATTTTGTTGTATAAAGCCTCATCAGCGAATTTGCTATCAGGAAATTTCTCTAACAGTAAGTCAAAATAAATTACTGCACTTCTTAGATTATTTAGTTTTCTATACTGAACTGCTGAAGAGAAAATCTTTTCAGCAAGTTTATCGTTTAATTGGGCGATTTTTTTCTCTACAGCAGGAACTCTTTCATCCGTTGGGAAAAAGTCAATGAATGCTTGATATTCTTCAATGGCTTTGCGGGAAAATCGCTGATCGAGTGAATAATGGGGAGATAATTCTAAGTATGATTCACCAAGCATAAACTGTGCATCTTTAATATATTCACTTGTTGGATAATCTCTAATCAGTTTGCTGAACTCGAATGCAGCTCGAATAAATTCTCCTCGATTAAAATGACACAATCCGAGATAATACTGGGTATCATCAATAATTGCTGTACCTGAAAACTGAAGTATAATTGCTTGAAGCTCATTAAGTGCATCTTCATAGTCACCATCTTCGTATTCAGCTTTTGCAATAGTAAATCTTTCTTCTGGTGAAAGTCCAATTGTATCGCTTCCGCTCGAGCATGAGAAGTACATACTTGATATAATAATTAGGAGGAATATTTGGATTATTTTCATTGAACAAAATTATGATTTATTTAACATAAAAACTAAACTAATTGCTCCGCAGGGAAAAGAATAAAAAAATTATTAACGCTGACACACTTGCAATAGACGCTGGTTCAATTAAAGTTCGGAATAAATTTTCTTTTGGTAATTCAGCTTTCAAAAATGAGTAATCCGAATCTTCAATTAGATGAAATTGAGAAGAATAAACTGAATCAATTTTTACTTCATTAAATTCTTTTTCGAGAATTACACCTGAATCTTTTATAAGAATGTAATTTCCATTCATGTGAACATGTCTTTCAAACATTTTATCACCAAACAAAGGAGAGGCGATTATCTTTGGATATGAAATCTCAATTGAACTTACTTTAGCAGATAAAATATAGTTTACAGATTCTTTTGATAACATAGTCTGTAATTTTTTATGTGAACATATTTGAATCAGCTTCGATTCGAGTATATTACTATAAATATTTCTTTCTACCTGAATACCTATCGAACTACTCTCATTGAACGAAAGTTTTTCAATAGGAGCGAATGAAGTAGATAAAAGCTCATTAACAATTTCTCGATTTGATTTTACTGATTGTGAGAATGCGGAAATGCTGCCTGCACAAATAAAAAGAATCAGGAAAAATCTGCGGTATAAACTAAAATTCATCGCAATCAGACGTGAAAGATTAAACTCGTCCTTGCGCGATTAATTTAAGCCGCTGAATTCGATCTTCAATTGGAGGATGAGTTGAAAACAACTTAAAGATTGAATTGCCTCTAAGCGGATTAACAATGAATAAGTGCGCAGACGATGGGCCAGCGTGAGCCATCGGCCGTAACTGTGCAGCTTGTTCTAATTTTCCAAGTGCCGATGCAAGTGAAAGCGGTTTCCCGGAAATTCTTGCTCCTCCTTCGTCGGCATAAAATTCTCTTGAACGGCTAATTGCCATCTGAATCATCATTGCAGCTATTGGTGCAACGATCATCAAAACGAGTGAGGTTATAGCTTCTCCGGCTCCGCGGCGGTCTCTATCGCCACCAGAAAACATCATTGTCCATCCAGCCATTCGTGCAATAAAAGTAATTGTTCCAACTAATGTTGCAACAATTGTTCCAATCAAAATATCACGATGGTTTACGTGTGCCAGCTCATGAGCTAGTACACCTTCGAGTTCATCATCATGTAATATTTGCAAAATTCCGGTTGTGACGGCAACTGCAGCATTCTGTGGATTTCGACCAGTTGCGAAAGCATTTGGAGTTGGATTTTCCATTACATAGACTTTTGGCATCGGCATGTTATTATTCTGGACTAACTTTTGGACCATTCTAAAGAGTTTTGGAGCTTCTTTTTCGGATATCTCTCGTGCCCTGTACATACTTAATACTATCTTATCAGAAAACCAATAAGAGATAAAATTCATAGCTAATGAGATAACGAAAGCTATCATCAAACCCTCTCTGCCGCCGAGTAGAAATCCGACTGCAAGAAAAAGTACCATCATTAAGGTCATTAAAAAGACCATTTTTATCGTGTTCATAAACTTCCTTAGATATTTGAGTTCAAATTTACTTATTGACTAAAGTTTTAGCAAGGTAATTTGGCAGATTTAACGAAAGTGAGTTTCTGAATGTTTCATGCAATTGGAAGGATTCTGAATGAATCATCCAGTTCAATTTTTTTTCGTGTATAAAAAAATGTAAATTGTTTTGTAAGTTTGCACTTTGATTTTTACACTTTTCATTGAACTTGGGCGCATAGCTCAGTTGGTCTAGAGCGCACGCTTCACACGCGTGAGGTCGTAGGTTCAAATCCTACTGTGCCCACAATTGGCACTTTGAAAACATTTTAATTTGATATTTAAGGGCGTCTCGATTCCAAGCTTAAAGGTGTATGATATCGGGATAAACTCCGCTCAGTTGGTCTAGAGCGCACGCTTCACACGCGTGAGGTCGTAGGTTCTCCCGACAATTCTTTTAAAATTTATTAGGGACTCCTATGGAGAAATCCTCCTGCGCCCACAAAATAAAGCAAATCTCAGAAGTCAAAAATCAAAATTAGTTTACCACGATATTTTTGCATTATAAATTCTCAATTATCAATTCTTAATTGCTCAAGTATAACGGTCCATCAGGTCCAACTGGTAATCCAATCAACATCCAAATAACGAGTAAAATTATCCAAAAGACTGTAAACAATACAGTATATGGAATCATTGTAGAGATAATTGTTCCTATTCCATACTTCTCATCATATTTTTGAGCAAATGCTACAATCAAAGCGAAGTAACTCATCATTGGCGTAATTAAGTTGGTAACTGAATCGCCAATCCTGAATGCGGCTTGTGTCAATCCAGGATGATAACCGAGTAGCATAAACATCGGAATGAAAACCG contains:
- the htpX gene encoding zinc metalloprotease HtpX: MNTIKMVFLMTLMMVLFLAVGFLLGGREGLMIAFVISLAMNFISYWFSDKIVLSMYRAREISEKEAPKLFRMVQKLVQNNNMPMPKVYVMENPTPNAFATGRNPQNAAVAVTTGILQILHDDELEGVLAHELAHVNHRDILIGTIVATLVGTITFIARMAGWTMMFSGGDRDRRGAGEAITSLVLMIVAPIAAMMIQMAISRSREFYADEGGARISGKPLSLASALGKLEQAAQLRPMAHAGPSSAHLFIVNPLRGNSIFKLFSTHPPIEDRIQRLKLIAQGRV
- a CDS encoding acyl-CoA thioesterase, yielding MTELVLPNDTNQLGNLLGGRLMHWLDICAATAAARHANRVCVTAAVDKIDFHNPIRLGEIVILKASVNRVFNSSMEVGVTVFAENTRSGKITHTNSAYLTFVSVDDSGKPCLAPLVEPSTQEQKRRYEAALIRRNKRLHQNKVGE
- a CDS encoding VCBS repeat-containing protein, encoding MISSDFDSDGFVDIAGLDSTGRYLLVYFGKGANQFHGLTRYWLITKSDKIYSADLFKKFIPNLISLNKLSGKIEIYSFVNRKLNRNLDISVGYYPENLMFDDFTNSRTKEIICYGKNFGGISLITFQNEDYKIQKIDSENTYANVTPIFLNSDEYLDLAGISLKDQELHIFTNRNLRFSKSTIKKFTDRIAHLASSDFNDDNFKDICLISNSTNELIILYGNGLGGFPTAASFDLQYNADEIIIQDFTKDNLTDILFLDNASKNIFIKILKENHEWNSSIPLTKFNNLISFCLYRTRSQIGILCSEAFERNIFSIVNSSLALEKNIFTLSSNPTSIEVLKNTDEVINEICWIDKLDNNFCILKRNEFNTPERIYRFKLLRQFDSYVINKTLENQLDIVFFSLGKNYFDFVNFNLSDQSISRKTLTIYGAIDKILFFPTDHDTPNVAALNQRGNSNYITVTNPFKINPIIIDEPLVSSSVSNYFFDSVERILFYMQPHQVDTIIEFKSKKFNPTYSQGETKNHFRAEIKKGSQVITHAMDLGDTKKFDILNFFSSKGDGYLLTSFYQTDGYLPDSKEDEIILHDKSKIKAVKNDFSKTNEFYIYNENSQSVESLLSLKKGKRILTKKIKEDKEIREFTINLLPRERRELIYLRNNSPFIYLENF
- the bamD gene encoding outer membrane protein assembly factor BamD, translating into MKIIQIFLLIIISSMYFSCSSGSDTIGLSPEERFTIAKAEYEDGDYEDALNELQAIILQFSGTAIIDDTQYYLGLCHFNRGEFIRAAFEFSKLIRDYPTSEYIKDAQFMLGESYLELSPHYSLDQRFSRKAIEEYQAFIDFFPTDERVPAVEKKIAQLNDKLAEKIFSSAVQYRKLNNLRSAVIYFDLLLEKFPDSKFADEALYNKIILLVDKSQNEEALSEAKRFLQKYPTSGYLKNIQTIIIDLNSKLTSN